In Pseudomonadota bacterium, one genomic interval encodes:
- a CDS encoding type IV pilin protein translates to MGAPSLTLRRQHISTTAAGPSRPPQATAGFTLTEMLIVVAIITIIAAFALPNYGKQMERTRRTDAQDALLQIAAEQEKFYIDNNTYTATLSQLGFPDEVSSNGYYALAATVPDAGDSYTITATPVAGGAQANDTLCTSLSYDHTGRRTATDGSNDTTAECWR, encoded by the coding sequence ATGGGCGCCCCATCGCTTACGCTACGGCGCCAGCACATCTCCACGACGGCGGCGGGCCCCTCGCGCCCGCCGCAGGCCACCGCCGGCTTCACGCTCACCGAGATGCTGATCGTGGTGGCGATCATCACCATCATCGCGGCCTTCGCCCTGCCCAACTACGGCAAGCAGATGGAGCGCACACGCCGCACGGACGCCCAGGACGCCCTGCTGCAGATCGCTGCTGAGCAAGAGAAGTTCTACATCGACAACAACACCTACACCGCCACCCTGTCCCAGCTGGGGTTCCCCGATGAGGTGTCTTCCAACGGCTACTACGCGCTGGCGGCCACCGTGCCGGATGCCGGTGATAGCTACACGATTACGGCCACGCCCGTGGCCGGCGGCGCCCAGGCGAACGATACCCTTTGCACGTCCCTGAGCTACGACCACACCGGCCGCCGCACCGCGACGGACGGC
- a CDS encoding PilC/PilY family type IV pilus protein gives MGNRIDAAAAPEHRLTTSWSTGLIACTVTLLAGAAAADDTEIFVQAIPPADPNVLMILDTSGSMGSELVVSEEYDPGTIYEGACVLDRIYYVRQDSNIQLPECTGFSLQYTLATSFFCDAASEGLLTAGLYTDRFAQWDKNDKQWEKIAVAEFGDPPGELRPVECESDRGVHGDGIDTERTYAIAALDDVGGEDEEEDEDGDLGDEDENDEFPWTESDENELDWDGEDIYTMYSANYINWINGDRGERVSTRMEVLKDVGQDLIAGVGGVNVGLMRFSSNSSGGMVVHPVSSVNDPANRTALIDAIEELQPGGDTPLAETMLEAQSYLTGGPVNFGLDSLGNGGDPLPSAPGSRDGDIYRSPLTELCQANYVVLLTDGLPVEDQEADEAIAGLNGGECSGSCLDELSLWMSENDLADSFEETESGDEVNNNALTYTIGFFTDDPLLLDTATALRPGLELPGYYTANDTLELADALSEVFEDINADNDSFQSPAVAVDGFNRLVNSDDLFFTMFVPSARPHWSGNIKKYRLAEVAGPEGAEPTMEIVDADGRMAIDQEGKFFGDARSFWTSEADGADVTKGGIRNRMGTARSIFTDTAFARGNVDLWLPENRFEVANDLVTAAMLNVEVDQRDAAIQVLSGLDSEGNAAPLFGDPLHSNPTLVTFADTSGDTSLKMFVATNDGYFHAINVQPADDAEALEDWSFIPSELLGKLYGLLDNEVLNPSRKGYGLDGPLSFWIQDDDGDRVVEPGETLWVYFSMRRGGRDYFALRIPGDNPNQPTLAWTLKGGTGDFAEMGQSWSASTVASMTVGGEARTVLVMGGGYDPLTQDAVGPTKADDMGRAVFIIDALTGQRLWWAGPAEAAGGTPNLVIDGMVNSIPSDVAVVDTGGDGLADRLYVGDMGGHVWRFDITDLPSSSEGPGDTSGTLFADLGAEGDTGNRRFYYAPSISRVLDEVYGSFLTVALGTGHRASPLSTTVDDRFYMLRDGNIFAPPLDEDGVTVLYPDPILESALLDITENVAPSSEQLNGTQGWLLRLATIGEKNLSAALTADGKIFFSSYLPQTDFEPACNFAGVLGEGRLYTADLVSGAPVLLDDGIDDGGITPEDRFQDLDAGGIPPTPRLIFTECDGPCLSENPGGDDGDEDGDGGEEDDVENGVSGTGCENPFSQVTLLIGTETGDPGICNAPVRTFWRQNK, from the coding sequence ATGGGTAATCGCATCGACGCCGCCGCGGCGCCCGAACATCGCCTGACAACATCGTGGTCAACAGGATTGATCGCCTGCACCGTCACGCTCCTCGCCGGCGCTGCCGCTGCCGACGACACGGAGATCTTCGTCCAAGCCATTCCCCCGGCAGACCCCAACGTCCTGATGATCCTGGACACCTCGGGCAGCATGGGCAGCGAGCTGGTGGTGAGCGAGGAGTACGACCCCGGCACCATCTACGAGGGTGCGTGCGTCCTAGACCGCATCTACTACGTGCGCCAGGACAGCAACATCCAGCTGCCCGAGTGCACCGGCTTCAGCCTGCAGTACACCCTCGCCACGTCGTTCTTCTGCGACGCCGCCAGCGAGGGCTTGCTCACGGCGGGTCTGTACACCGACCGCTTCGCCCAGTGGGACAAGAACGACAAGCAGTGGGAGAAGATCGCCGTCGCCGAGTTCGGTGACCCGCCCGGTGAGCTGCGTCCCGTCGAGTGTGAGTCGGACCGTGGCGTGCACGGCGATGGCATCGACACCGAGCGCACGTACGCCATCGCGGCGCTCGACGATGTAGGCGGTGAAGACGAAGAAGAAGACGAAGACGGTGACCTGGGGGACGAAGACGAAAACGACGAGTTCCCCTGGACCGAAAGCGATGAGAACGAACTCGACTGGGACGGCGAGGACATCTACACGATGTACAGCGCCAACTACATCAACTGGATCAACGGCGATCGCGGCGAGCGCGTCAGCACCCGCATGGAAGTGCTGAAGGACGTGGGTCAGGACCTGATCGCCGGCGTCGGCGGCGTCAACGTCGGCCTCATGCGCTTCTCCTCAAACTCCTCCGGCGGCATGGTCGTGCACCCGGTCTCGAGCGTAAACGACCCGGCCAATCGCACGGCCCTGATCGACGCCATCGAGGAGCTCCAGCCCGGCGGCGACACGCCCCTGGCGGAGACCATGTTGGAAGCGCAGAGCTACCTGACGGGCGGCCCAGTGAACTTCGGCCTGGACTCCCTCGGCAACGGCGGTGACCCGCTGCCCTCCGCGCCCGGCTCACGCGACGGCGACATCTACCGCAGCCCGCTCACGGAGCTGTGCCAGGCCAACTACGTGGTGCTGCTCACCGACGGCCTGCCGGTGGAAGACCAGGAGGCGGACGAGGCGATCGCCGGCCTGAACGGCGGCGAGTGCAGCGGCAGCTGCCTCGATGAGCTGTCGCTTTGGATGTCCGAGAACGATCTCGCCGATTCCTTCGAGGAAACCGAAAGCGGCGATGAGGTGAACAACAACGCCCTCACCTACACCATCGGCTTCTTCACGGATGATCCGCTGCTGCTGGACACCGCCACCGCCCTGCGACCGGGCCTGGAGCTTCCCGGCTACTACACGGCCAACGACACGCTCGAACTCGCCGACGCCCTGAGCGAGGTGTTCGAGGACATCAATGCGGACAACGACTCCTTCCAGTCACCGGCCGTGGCGGTGGATGGCTTCAACCGCCTCGTGAACAGCGATGACCTGTTCTTCACCATGTTCGTGCCGAGCGCAAGACCGCACTGGTCGGGCAACATCAAGAAGTATCGACTCGCCGAAGTGGCGGGCCCTGAAGGTGCCGAGCCCACGATGGAGATCGTTGACGCTGACGGGCGCATGGCGATCGACCAGGAAGGTAAGTTCTTCGGCGATGCGCGCAGCTTCTGGACCAGCGAGGCGGACGGCGCAGACGTGACCAAGGGCGGTATCCGCAACCGCATGGGCACGGCACGCTCGATCTTCACCGACACGGCCTTTGCCCGCGGCAACGTGGATCTGTGGCTTCCGGAGAACCGCTTCGAGGTGGCGAACGATCTCGTCACCGCCGCCATGCTCAACGTGGAAGTGGACCAGCGCGACGCGGCCATCCAGGTGCTGAGCGGCCTCGACAGCGAAGGCAATGCAGCGCCCCTGTTCGGCGATCCCCTGCACAGCAACCCCACGCTGGTCACCTTTGCCGACACCTCCGGGGACACGAGCCTCAAGATGTTCGTCGCCACCAACGACGGCTACTTCCACGCCATCAACGTGCAGCCCGCCGATGACGCCGAGGCGCTGGAGGATTGGTCCTTCATCCCCTCGGAGCTGCTCGGCAAGCTGTACGGCCTGCTCGACAACGAGGTCCTCAATCCCTCCCGCAAGGGCTATGGCCTCGATGGCCCCCTGAGCTTCTGGATCCAGGACGACGACGGCGATCGCGTGGTGGAACCCGGCGAAACGCTGTGGGTGTACTTCTCCATGCGCCGCGGCGGGCGCGACTACTTCGCCCTGCGCATCCCGGGCGACAACCCGAATCAGCCCACCCTGGCCTGGACCCTCAAGGGCGGCACGGGAGACTTCGCTGAAATGGGTCAGAGCTGGTCTGCGTCCACCGTCGCCAGCATGACGGTCGGTGGCGAAGCACGCACCGTGCTGGTGATGGGCGGCGGCTACGATCCGCTCACCCAGGACGCCGTTGGCCCAACGAAGGCCGACGACATGGGCCGGGCGGTCTTCATCATCGATGCCCTGACCGGTCAACGCCTGTGGTGGGCGGGCCCGGCAGAGGCGGCCGGCGGCACGCCGAACCTCGTGATCGACGGCATGGTGAACAGCATCCCGTCGGACGTGGCCGTGGTGGACACCGGGGGCGACGGCCTCGCGGATCGCCTTTACGTGGGTGACATGGGCGGCCATGTGTGGCGCTTCGATATCACGGACCTGCCCTCGAGCTCCGAAGGACCTGGGGACACCAGTGGCACGCTCTTCGCCGATCTCGGCGCCGAGGGCGACACGGGCAACCGTCGCTTCTACTATGCGCCCAGCATCTCGCGCGTGCTGGACGAGGTGTACGGCTCCTTCCTAACGGTCGCCTTGGGCACCGGCCACCGCGCCAGCCCCCTGAGTACCACCGTGGACGATCGCTTCTACATGCTGCGCGACGGCAACATCTTCGCGCCGCCGTTGGACGAAGACGGCGTCACCGTGTTGTATCCCGATCCCATCCTGGAGAGCGCCCTGCTCGACATCACCGAAAACGTGGCGCCGAGTTCGGAGCAGCTAAACGGTACCCAAGGCTGGCTCCTGCGTCTCGCCACGATCGGCGAGAAGAACCTGTCGGCAGCCCTCACGGCTGATGGCAAGATCTTCTTCTCCAGCTACCTGCCACAAACGGACTTCGAGCCCGCGTGCAACTTCGCCGGCGTGCTGGGCGAGGGCCGCCTCTACACGGCTGACCTCGTGAGCGGCGCCCCGGTGCTGCTGGACGATGGCATCGACGACGGGGGGATCACCCCGGAAGACCGCTTCCAGGATCTCGACGCGGGTGGCATCCCGCCCACGCCGCGCCTGATCTTCACCGAGTGCGATGGCCCCTGTCTGTCGGAGAATCCCGGTGGCGACGACGGCGATGAGGACGGTGACGGCGGCGAAGAAGACGATGTAGAAAACGGCGTCAGCGGCACCGGCTGCGAAAATCCCTTCAGCCAGGTCACCCTCCTGATCGGCACGGAAACCGGCGATCCGGGCATCTGCAACGCGCCCGTGCGTACCTTCTGGCGCCAGAACAAGTGA